The following are encoded together in the Gilvimarinus sp. DA14 genome:
- the ruvB gene encoding Holliday junction branch migration DNA helicase RuvB, with amino-acid sequence MIETDRLIAPETKGPEEQLDRAIRPKTLAEYVGQPVVREQMEIFIQAARGRGESLDHTLVFGPPGLGKTTLANIIAQEMGVALKSTSGPVLEKAGDLAALMTNLEPGDVLFIDEIHRLSPVVEEILYPAMEDFQLDIVIGEGPAARSIKLDLPPFTLVGATTRAGLLTSPLRDRFGIVQRLEFYNISDLTHIVSRSASLLGVPMDEAGAAEVAKRSRGTPRIANRLLRRVRDFAQIKANGEVSEAVADQALNMLNVDVRGFDHMDRRLLVAMMDNFTGGPVGIDSLAAAIGEERGTIEDVIEPYLIQQGFIARTPRGRVLTPLAYEHFGAPVPDRFKDGL; translated from the coding sequence ATGATTGAAACCGACCGCTTAATTGCCCCCGAAACTAAGGGCCCCGAGGAGCAGCTGGACCGTGCGATACGGCCAAAAACTCTGGCCGAGTATGTGGGTCAGCCGGTGGTGCGAGAGCAGATGGAAATTTTTATCCAGGCGGCACGCGGGCGAGGCGAGTCGCTGGACCATACGCTGGTGTTCGGCCCGCCCGGGCTGGGTAAAACCACCCTCGCCAATATCATTGCCCAGGAAATGGGCGTGGCTTTAAAAAGTACCTCGGGCCCGGTGCTGGAAAAAGCCGGCGACCTTGCTGCGCTAATGACCAATCTGGAGCCCGGCGATGTTTTATTTATCGATGAAATTCACCGCCTGAGCCCGGTAGTGGAAGAAATTCTCTACCCGGCGATGGAGGATTTTCAGCTGGATATCGTGATCGGCGAAGGTCCTGCCGCCCGCTCTATTAAACTCGACTTGCCGCCTTTCACCCTGGTGGGCGCAACCACAAGGGCGGGACTTTTGACATCGCCGCTGCGCGATCGCTTTGGCATTGTGCAGCGCCTTGAGTTTTATAATATTTCCGATCTCACCCACATTGTGAGTCGCTCGGCATCGCTTTTGGGTGTGCCTATGGACGAGGCGGGCGCAGCCGAAGTGGCCAAGCGCTCGCGCGGTACACCGCGCATCGCCAACAGGTTGCTGCGCCGGGTGCGTGACTTTGCGCAAATAAAAGCCAATGGCGAGGTCAGCGAGGCGGTGGCCGACCAGGCGTTGAATATGCTGAATGTAGACGTGCGTGGTTTTGATCACATGGACAGACGTTTGCTGGTGGCCATGATGGATAATTTTACCGGCGGCCCGGTAGGCATTGATTCACTGGCGGCGGCAATAGGTGAAGAGCGTGGCACCATTGAGGATGTTATCGAGCCCTACCTGATTCAGCAGGGCTTTATCGCCCGCACCCCTCGTGGACGCGTATTGACCCCTTTGGCTTATGAACATTTCGGTGCTCCGGTGCCCGATCGCTTTAAGGACGGTTTGTGA
- a CDS encoding YebC/PmpR family DNA-binding transcriptional regulator, with translation MAGHSKWANIKHRKAAQDAKRGKVFSKIIRELTVAARSGDNPDDNPRLRAAMDKALGANMKKDTIDKAVARGAGNADGENYEECTYEGYGVGGVAVLVECMTDNKNRTVAEVRHAFSKRGGNLGTDGSVAYLFSKIGQLVFNPDVDEDDLLEAALEAGAEELITHSDGSKEIETAFEDYFEVKGAMVAAGFAPEASQITMKPATTVELDKDGAEKIIALVDMLEDLDDVQNVYTNSDIPDDVLAQL, from the coding sequence ATGGCTGGCCACAGTAAATGGGCAAACATTAAACACCGCAAAGCTGCACAGGATGCCAAACGCGGCAAGGTTTTTAGTAAAATTATTCGCGAGCTGACGGTTGCTGCGCGAAGCGGTGACAACCCCGACGACAACCCGCGCCTGCGCGCCGCTATGGATAAAGCCCTGGGCGCGAACATGAAAAAAGACACTATCGACAAAGCCGTAGCGCGCGGTGCTGGCAATGCCGACGGTGAAAACTACGAAGAGTGTACCTACGAAGGTTATGGTGTAGGAGGCGTTGCGGTGTTGGTGGAGTGTATGACCGACAATAAGAATCGCACCGTCGCCGAAGTGCGTCACGCTTTTAGCAAGCGCGGCGGTAATCTGGGAACAGACGGTTCCGTGGCTTATCTGTTTTCTAAAATCGGGCAGTTGGTTTTTAATCCCGATGTCGATGAAGATGACCTTCTTGAAGCCGCACTGGAGGCGGGCGCCGAAGAGCTTATCACCCATAGCGATGGCAGCAAGGAAATCGAAACCGCGTTTGAAGATTACTTTGAGGTGAAAGGCGCAATGGTCGCGGCGGGCTTTGCACCCGAGGCTTCGCAAATTACTATGAAGCCTGCCACCACCGTCGAGCTGGATAAAGATGGCGCGGAAAAAATTATCGCCTTGGTGGATATGCTGGAAGATCTGGATGATGTGCAAAATGTGTACACTAACTCCGACATTCCCGACGATGTTCTGGCGCAGCTTTAG
- the aspS gene encoding aspartate--tRNA ligase has protein sequence MRSDYCGALNASYIDREVTLCGWVDRRRDHGGVIFIDLRDRAGVVQVVFDPDAKEKFELADKVRGEYVLQVTGKVRARDAATVNPNMATGEIEVYGTELEILNEAETIPFPLSEHSSVGEDVRLKYRYIDLRRAEMQKSLQFRSKVTIAIRNYLDENGFLDIETPILTRATPEGARDYLVPSRTHENKFFALPQSPQLFKQLLMVSGFDRYYQIAKCFRDEDLRADRQPEFTQIDIETSFMDEEGIMGITEGMIKQLFNDLLSIDLGEFPRMDYATAMEKYGSDKPDLRIPLELVDVKDLMGEVEFKVFSGPAKDPKGRVTALKVPGGNDKLTRKQIDDYTKFVSIYGAKGLAYIKVNDVSDVEEGLQSPIVKFLPNDVRKAILQRLDAQNGDLIFFGADKATIVSEALGALRCKLGEDLDLYTCEWAPLWVVDFPMFEENDDGSMQALHHPFTAPSCSPDELKANPATALSRAYDMVLNGTELGGGSVRIHDQNMQQAVFDILGISSEEQREKFGFLLDALKYGAPPHGGLAFGLDRLIMLMTGASSIRDVIAFPKTQSAACVMTDAPGAVDAAQLRELHIRLRQKEQKETSE, from the coding sequence ATGCGCAGTGATTACTGTGGCGCCTTGAATGCCTCTTACATCGACCGTGAAGTGACTTTATGCGGCTGGGTCGATCGTCGCCGCGACCACGGTGGTGTGATTTTTATTGATTTGCGTGACCGCGCAGGTGTTGTTCAGGTGGTGTTCGATCCGGACGCCAAAGAGAAATTTGAACTCGCCGATAAAGTGCGTGGTGAATATGTGTTGCAAGTAACCGGTAAGGTTCGTGCCCGCGACGCCGCGACCGTCAACCCCAATATGGCGACGGGTGAAATTGAGGTGTATGGCACGGAGCTGGAAATTCTCAACGAGGCCGAGACCATTCCTTTCCCGCTGTCAGAGCACTCAAGCGTGGGTGAAGATGTACGCCTGAAGTACCGCTACATTGATTTACGCCGTGCTGAGATGCAAAAAAGCCTGCAATTTCGTTCCAAGGTGACCATTGCGATTCGCAACTATCTGGACGAAAACGGTTTTCTGGACATCGAAACCCCGATTCTTACCCGCGCAACCCCGGAGGGTGCCCGCGATTATCTGGTGCCTTCGCGCACCCACGAGAACAAATTCTTTGCCCTGCCGCAATCACCTCAGCTGTTTAAACAGCTACTGATGGTGTCTGGCTTTGACCGTTACTACCAAATCGCCAAGTGCTTCCGCGATGAAGACTTGCGCGCTGACCGTCAGCCCGAGTTTACCCAGATCGATATTGAAACCTCGTTTATGGACGAGGAAGGCATTATGGGTATCACCGAAGGCATGATTAAGCAGTTGTTTAACGACTTGCTGAGCATCGATTTGGGCGAGTTCCCGCGCATGGACTACGCCACCGCCATGGAAAAATACGGTTCCGACAAGCCGGATTTACGTATTCCGCTGGAGCTGGTGGATGTGAAAGACTTGATGGGCGAAGTGGAGTTTAAAGTCTTCTCAGGTCCCGCTAAAGATCCGAAAGGCCGCGTTACCGCGCTGAAAGTGCCCGGTGGCAACGACAAGCTGACCCGCAAGCAAATTGACGACTACACCAAGTTTGTCAGCATCTATGGCGCGAAAGGCCTAGCCTACATCAAGGTTAACGACGTTAGCGATGTGGAAGAGGGCTTGCAGTCACCGATTGTTAAGTTTTTGCCCAACGATGTTCGCAAGGCTATTTTGCAGCGCCTTGACGCTCAAAATGGCGATTTGATTTTCTTCGGCGCGGATAAAGCCACCATTGTGAGTGAAGCTTTGGGCGCGCTGCGCTGCAAGCTGGGTGAAGACCTGGATTTGTACACCTGTGAGTGGGCGCCGCTGTGGGTAGTCGACTTCCCGATGTTTGAAGAGAATGACGACGGCTCCATGCAGGCATTGCACCACCCGTTCACCGCGCCATCGTGCAGCCCGGACGAGCTGAAAGCAAACCCGGCGACCGCGCTGTCACGCGCCTACGACATGGTGTTAAACGGTACCGAGTTGGGCGGGGGTTCTGTGCGTATTCACGATCAGAACATGCAGCAGGCGGTGTTTGATATTCTGGGCATCAGCAGCGAAGAGCAGCGCGAAAAGTTCGGCTTCTTGCTGGATGCCTTGAAGTACGGCGCGCCGCCGCACGGTGGCCTGGCGTTTGGTTTGGATCGCCTGATTATGTTGATGACCGGTGCCAGCTCCATTCGCGATGTAATTGCCTTCCCGAAAACTCAGAGCGCGGCCTGTGTAATGACCGACGCGCCAGGGGCGGTGGATGCCGCGCAACTGCGCGAGCTGCACATTCGCCTGCGCCAGAAAGAGCAAAAAGAAACGTCTGAATAG
- a CDS encoding Rieske (2Fe-2S) protein, with translation MAYVPLARLHELYDGYRQPIRLAGQELLLLQDEGRLVLLANRCPHRQAPLSNANIAAGVLRCPQHGIEFSLRSGQALNEAGCAALQFFPLIYEGNTVGVEVAP, from the coding sequence ATGGCTTATGTTCCTTTGGCACGCTTGCACGAACTTTACGATGGTTACCGTCAACCGATACGGCTGGCGGGACAGGAGCTATTGTTGTTGCAGGATGAGGGTCGCCTAGTGTTGCTGGCAAACCGCTGTCCGCACCGCCAGGCGCCCTTGAGTAATGCCAATATCGCCGCCGGTGTGCTGCGCTGCCCGCAGCACGGCATAGAGTTCTCTCTGCGCAGCGGGCAGGCTCTCAACGAGGCCGGTTGTGCCGCTTTGCAGTTCTTTCCCCTCATTTACGAGGGCAATACTGTCGGCGTGGAAGTGGCGCCGTAA
- a CDS encoding zinc ribbon domain-containing protein: MPIYEYRCEACGHEMEALQKMSDAPLTDCPKCQQAELVKKISAAGFRLKGGGWYETDFKSGKQKNLAGGGESKKPASGGKSESAAAASAS; the protein is encoded by the coding sequence ATGCCTATCTATGAATACCGTTGTGAGGCCTGTGGCCACGAGATGGAAGCATTGCAAAAAATGAGCGATGCGCCTTTAACCGATTGCCCTAAATGCCAGCAAGCCGAATTGGTGAAAAAGATCTCGGCGGCCGGCTTCCGTTTGAAAGGCGGCGGCTGGTACGAGACCGACTTCAAGTCGGGCAAGCAGAAAAACCTTGCCGGCGGCGGTGAATCGAAAAAGCCCGCCTCAGGCGGCAAAAGCGAGTCGGCAGCGGCCGCCTCAGCCAGTTAA
- the ybgC gene encoding tol-pal system-associated acyl-CoA thioesterase, whose amino-acid sequence MSDSVFSLPVRVYIEDTDAGGIVYYVNYLKFMERSRTEFLRQYGYDKPAILDGGQLLVVHRAEVDYKRSARLDDLLQVTTEIESLARTNVLFRQNIFRGNELLCAGLIRIACVSPATMKPCAMPLTMREKLAETIETDKS is encoded by the coding sequence GTGAGCGACAGCGTGTTCTCTTTGCCGGTGCGAGTTTATATCGAAGATACCGATGCCGGTGGTATTGTCTATTACGTCAATTACCTCAAGTTTATGGAGCGTTCGCGCACAGAATTTTTGCGCCAATACGGTTATGATAAGCCGGCGATATTGGACGGTGGTCAGTTACTGGTGGTGCACCGCGCCGAAGTAGATTACAAGCGCTCCGCCAGGCTGGATGACTTGTTACAGGTAACCACCGAGATAGAATCTCTGGCGCGCACCAATGTATTGTTTCGCCAGAATATTTTTCGCGGGAACGAATTGCTTTGTGCGGGTCTAATCCGCATTGCCTGTGTGTCGCCCGCAACCATGAAACCCTGCGCCATGCCGCTTACCATGCGTGAGAAGCTGGCCGAGACTATTGAAACGGACAAGAGTTAA
- the tolB gene encoding Tol-Pal system beta propeller repeat protein TolB: MRIFVALLLSLCALTARAQLTIEITQGVDNPTRIAVVPMGWSGSSPLPEDVSSIVSANLERSGQFESVPRTSMLSFPSKEADVFYRDWRVMGTEFLLVGNIEERGGRYYATYSLFDVLGQRKVISNGKVDGGAGQLRDIAHHISDVVYEKITGIRGAFATQILYVEAFQRVNQPDTFRLMLADADGARPRMLLESDEPLLSPAWSPDGRQVAYVSFETSRPAIFLQSLATGQREQLTDFTGLNGAPAFSPDGTKLAMVLSKDGNPEIYTLDLRTRQFTRITNHYAIDTEPSWTADGKGVVFTSNRGGKPQIYQVTLASGRVERLTFDGEYNARGRVSLDGNTLVMVHQRNGVFHIAAQDLTTGTLRILTETNLDESPTIAPNGAMLLYATRFGGKGILAAVSLDAGTKYRLPSKQGDVREPAWSPFFN, encoded by the coding sequence GTGAGAATTTTTGTCGCTTTGCTGTTGTCATTGTGCGCCTTGACCGCCAGGGCTCAGCTGACTATTGAAATTACCCAGGGGGTAGATAACCCCACCCGAATCGCAGTTGTGCCTATGGGGTGGAGTGGCTCCTCGCCGCTGCCCGAAGACGTATCGTCTATCGTGTCGGCTAACCTTGAGCGCAGTGGTCAGTTTGAATCGGTGCCGCGCACCAGCATGCTGTCTTTCCCCAGTAAAGAGGCCGACGTGTTTTACCGCGACTGGCGTGTAATGGGCACCGAGTTTTTGTTGGTGGGCAATATAGAGGAGCGCGGCGGTCGCTACTATGCCACCTACAGCTTGTTCGATGTGCTGGGGCAGCGCAAAGTCATCAGCAATGGCAAGGTCGATGGTGGGGCGGGGCAGTTGCGCGACATCGCCCACCATATTTCCGATGTGGTGTACGAAAAAATCACCGGAATTCGCGGCGCGTTTGCCACCCAGATTCTCTATGTAGAGGCTTTTCAGCGCGTTAATCAGCCGGATACTTTCCGCCTGATGCTGGCCGATGCCGATGGCGCCCGCCCGCGGATGCTACTTGAGTCAGATGAGCCGCTGCTCTCTCCGGCTTGGTCGCCCGATGGTCGCCAAGTGGCTTATGTATCGTTCGAGACGTCCCGCCCCGCCATCTTTTTGCAAAGCCTCGCAACTGGGCAACGTGAACAATTGACAGATTTTACCGGCTTGAATGGCGCACCGGCCTTTTCTCCGGACGGTACCAAGTTGGCAATGGTGCTGTCTAAAGATGGTAACCCCGAGATCTATACCCTGGATTTACGCACCCGTCAGTTCACGAGAATTACCAATCATTACGCTATTGATACCGAACCGAGCTGGACGGCGGACGGAAAAGGGGTGGTATTTACCTCAAATCGCGGTGGCAAACCACAAATTTATCAGGTGACTCTTGCCAGCGGGCGGGTAGAACGCTTAACCTTTGACGGCGAGTACAATGCTCGCGGGCGAGTCTCGCTGGATGGCAACACCTTGGTAATGGTTCATCAGCGCAATGGGGTTTTCCACATTGCGGCACAAGATCTCACTACCGGCACTTTGCGTATCCTGACAGAGACAAATTTAGATGAATCGCCTACTATAGCGCCCAATGGTGCTATGTTGCTCTACGCGACACGCTTTGGGGGAAAAGGTATTTTGGCCGCTGTGTCACTGGATGCGGGTACCAAGTATCGATTGCCATCCAAGCAGGGTGATGTACGAGAACCCGCTTGGTCGCCATTTTTTAACTAA
- the ruvC gene encoding crossover junction endodeoxyribonuclease RuvC, translating into MAIVMGVDPGSRKTGFGLVNATGGRCEYITSGVIRIPDIAFPERLKLIFDSVTQLIEQHCPQEFAIEQVFMAKSAGSALKLGQARGAAIVAAVNQSLPVAEYEARKVKQAITGTGAADKLQVQHMVKTLLKLPACPQEDAADALAIALCHVNSQQHLVKLARARSFRRGRMV; encoded by the coding sequence ATGGCAATAGTTATGGGGGTGGATCCAGGTTCGCGTAAAACCGGCTTTGGCCTGGTGAATGCGACTGGCGGACGCTGTGAATACATCACCAGCGGGGTGATTCGCATCCCCGATATTGCTTTTCCCGAGCGCTTAAAATTAATTTTTGATAGCGTCACTCAGCTGATTGAGCAGCATTGCCCGCAGGAGTTTGCCATCGAGCAAGTGTTTATGGCGAAAAGTGCCGGCTCGGCGCTAAAGCTTGGTCAGGCGCGTGGAGCGGCGATTGTCGCGGCGGTAAACCAGAGCCTGCCGGTGGCTGAGTATGAAGCGCGTAAAGTGAAGCAGGCCATTACCGGTACCGGCGCCGCCGATAAGCTGCAAGTACAGCATATGGTAAAAACTTTGCTCAAGCTGCCCGCGTGCCCTCAGGAGGATGCCGCCGATGCCCTGGCCATCGCGTTATGTCATGTAAACTCCCAGCAACATTTAGTAAAACTCGCTCGCGCTCGCAGCTTTCGCCGTGGTCGTATGGTATAA
- the ruvA gene encoding Holliday junction branch migration protein RuvA: MIGRLHGTLLEQQAPFLLLDVSGVGYELQAPMTTFYQLPQPGQTATLYTHLAVSETAHQLFGFAKRSDRDLFRTLIKVNGVGPKMAVAILSGMDADDIARCVHEDNVAALVKVPGVGKKTAERLVIELRDKIAPSAAPQDLLNPAAAAVPGGADEEAESALIALGYKPAEASRMVNAAHKANPTASAQELIRHALRKIAG, encoded by the coding sequence ATGATTGGACGATTGCACGGCACATTGCTGGAACAACAGGCACCTTTTTTATTGCTGGATGTCAGTGGCGTAGGCTATGAGCTGCAGGCGCCCATGACGACTTTTTACCAGTTGCCTCAACCCGGGCAAACAGCCACGCTGTATACCCATCTCGCCGTCAGCGAAACCGCGCACCAACTGTTTGGGTTTGCCAAGCGCTCCGACCGAGATTTGTTTCGCACGCTTATTAAAGTCAATGGCGTGGGGCCGAAGATGGCAGTGGCGATTCTATCCGGGATGGATGCCGACGATATCGCCCGCTGTGTCCACGAGGATAACGTTGCCGCCTTGGTGAAAGTCCCTGGGGTCGGTAAAAAAACCGCCGAGCGATTGGTGATTGAGCTGCGCGATAAAATCGCGCCCTCCGCTGCGCCGCAGGATCTTTTAAACCCGGCAGCTGCCGCAGTGCCCGGTGGCGCCGACGAAGAGGCCGAAAGCGCTCTGATTGCATTGGGCTATAAACCGGCAGAGGCCAGCCGCATGGTAAATGCGGCGCACAAGGCGAATCCTACCGCCAGTGCCCAAGAGCTGATTCGTCATGCACTGCGAAAAATTGCCGGCTAG
- the tolR gene encoding protein TolR yields MAAFGPKQKKKPMAEINVVPYIDVMLVLLVVFMVTAPMLMQGVKVDLPEAPSAPIDNKDDEPLIVSVDKSGQYYIELGGEPKQAKPLAQITEMVGKVLGEKPSTPVLVWGDTDVNYGVVVGLMTQLQNAGAPSVGLVTDPPQ; encoded by the coding sequence ATGGCAGCCTTTGGCCCCAAACAAAAAAAGAAACCCATGGCAGAAATCAACGTCGTGCCTTATATCGACGTAATGTTGGTGCTGTTGGTGGTATTTATGGTGACTGCGCCTATGTTGATGCAAGGGGTAAAAGTGGATTTGCCCGAAGCGCCCTCAGCGCCCATTGATAACAAAGACGACGAGCCTTTGATTGTCTCGGTGGATAAATCCGGTCAGTACTATATCGAGTTAGGCGGCGAGCCGAAGCAAGCCAAGCCACTCGCGCAGATTACCGAGATGGTCGGCAAAGTATTAGGTGAAAAGCCCAGCACACCTGTATTGGTGTGGGGTGATACCGATGTTAACTACGGCGTGGTAGTAGGCTTGATGACCCAGTTGCAAAATGCTGGCGCGCCTTCTGTCGGTCTGGTTACTGATCCGCCGCAGTAG
- a CDS encoding flavohemoglobin expression-modulating QEGLA motif protein, giving the protein MPDSQAYLQRIKTLSDRLVALQRPIRILDAIKWPASVQDTFLARDGAALPNIGRDYYEHMPLPFDRHNLSEAFAQLEIDIIRQLGAQDALGNIMRNTAGQYRQVLAMLGCRGSAEFGHYSRLLYGSPSNTIAGDNKTLLELGQDLCQIFSWPAAEHLTPPGGRSYSAEFAVDYLATRMDEYFGANKVRVELSDDIVSDAAAGGDCIKINSRATFTLQDLNVLEVHEGWVHIGTTLNGRAQPWATWLSVGSPRITAIQEGMAVLMETLTFSSFPRRAQKVSDRVVAVDMAESGADFVEVFRYFRDRGDSPQDSYKVTQRVFRGAPVTGGAAFTKDISYVKGFVENVGFIRSAIAAGMPEMIPMLYLGKVTLEDIPVLYEHFCEGHIYGPQHLPPMFKNLNGLYVWFGFSSSIAGLDNVRVRKHFARLLNTPQSLS; this is encoded by the coding sequence ATGCCCGATTCCCAAGCCTACCTGCAACGCATCAAGACACTGTCTGACCGCCTGGTAGCCCTGCAGCGCCCTATCCGAATTCTCGATGCCATTAAATGGCCCGCCAGCGTGCAAGATACCTTCTTAGCCCGTGACGGCGCCGCCCTGCCCAATATCGGCCGGGACTATTACGAGCACATGCCACTACCCTTTGACCGCCACAATTTAAGTGAGGCGTTTGCCCAGCTCGAAATAGACATTATTCGCCAGTTGGGCGCCCAAGACGCGCTCGGCAACATTATGCGCAACACTGCGGGGCAGTACCGCCAGGTACTTGCCATGCTGGGCTGTCGCGGCAGTGCAGAGTTTGGCCACTACAGCCGCCTGCTGTACGGCTCACCCTCCAACACTATTGCCGGCGACAATAAAACTCTGCTGGAGCTGGGTCAGGACCTATGTCAAATATTCTCCTGGCCCGCCGCCGAGCACCTGACCCCGCCCGGCGGGCGCAGCTATAGCGCCGAGTTTGCAGTGGACTATCTGGCCACTCGTATGGATGAGTACTTTGGTGCGAACAAGGTGCGGGTTGAGCTGTCCGACGACATCGTTTCAGATGCCGCCGCGGGTGGGGATTGCATTAAAATCAACAGCCGCGCTACCTTCACCTTGCAGGACTTGAACGTACTCGAAGTCCACGAGGGTTGGGTACACATCGGCACTACCCTAAACGGCCGTGCGCAGCCCTGGGCCACCTGGCTGAGCGTCGGCTCACCGCGCATTACCGCAATTCAGGAGGGCATGGCCGTTCTGATGGAAACCCTGACATTCAGCTCGTTTCCGCGCCGGGCACAAAAAGTGAGTGACCGGGTGGTAGCGGTGGATATGGCCGAAAGCGGCGCCGACTTTGTCGAGGTGTTTCGCTACTTTCGCGATCGCGGCGACAGCCCCCAGGACAGCTATAAAGTGACCCAGCGAGTATTTCGCGGCGCCCCGGTCACCGGCGGAGCGGCGTTTACCAAGGACATCAGCTACGTTAAAGGTTTTGTGGAGAACGTGGGTTTTATCCGCAGCGCCATTGCCGCAGGCATGCCCGAAATGATTCCCATGCTGTATCTGGGCAAGGTAACCCTGGAGGACATTCCGGTACTATACGAGCATTTTTGCGAGGGCCATATCTACGGGCCGCAGCACCTGCCGCCTATGTTCAAAAACCTTAACGGCTTGTATGTTTGGTTTGGCTTTTCCAGTAGTATTGCCGGGCTTGACAATGTGCGCGTGCGCAAGCACTTTGCGCGCTTACTCAACACCCCCCAATCGCTCAGTTAA
- the tolA gene encoding cell envelope integrity protein TolA, translating into MNWRSSYTLPVVISVGMHLALIAVITLGWETTAEVKPRVFKPKFVEAKLVELKAQSKEETAPAQNKIIDLTKQRELERQQAEAERKAREQAARKRQQEQERKAKAEAERKRKQKEEAERKRQQELEAKRRAAEAAEKKAEQERRERLERQRLEEQKRKAEAEARQQAELAAAQTQSYVNMIAARVEQNWSRPPSARRGMRATLLIQLVPTGQVVNVTVIESSGNAAFDRSAEQAVRRVDRFTELQNMPPKLFEENFRQLRLEFKPEDLRL; encoded by the coding sequence ATGAATTGGCGCAGTAGTTACACCCTTCCCGTTGTTATCAGTGTCGGCATGCACCTGGCGCTGATAGCGGTTATTACGCTCGGTTGGGAGACAACCGCCGAGGTCAAACCTCGGGTTTTTAAGCCCAAATTTGTCGAGGCCAAACTGGTCGAGTTAAAGGCCCAGTCCAAAGAAGAGACGGCACCCGCGCAAAACAAGATCATCGACTTAACCAAACAGCGTGAGCTGGAGCGTCAGCAGGCTGAGGCAGAGCGCAAGGCCCGGGAGCAAGCGGCGCGAAAACGCCAGCAAGAGCAAGAGCGCAAGGCAAAGGCCGAGGCGGAGCGCAAGCGCAAGCAAAAAGAGGAGGCCGAGCGCAAACGCCAACAAGAGCTTGAAGCCAAGCGTCGCGCCGCAGAGGCCGCCGAGAAAAAGGCCGAGCAAGAGCGGCGCGAGCGATTGGAGCGTCAGCGCCTTGAAGAGCAAAAACGCAAAGCCGAAGCCGAGGCCCGGCAGCAGGCTGAATTGGCTGCAGCGCAGACGCAAAGTTACGTCAATATGATCGCTGCGCGCGTCGAGCAAAACTGGAGCAGGCCGCCATCTGCGCGCCGTGGCATGCGCGCCACACTCCTGATACAGTTAGTGCCCACCGGGCAGGTGGTCAATGTGACGGTGATTGAGAGCAGCGGTAACGCCGCCTTTGATCGTTCCGCCGAGCAGGCCGTGCGCCGAGTCGACCGCTTTACCGAGCTGCAAAACATGCCGCCTAAACTGTTTGAAGAAAACTTCCGCCAGTTGCGGTTGGAATTTAAGCCTGAGGATTTACGCTTGTGA
- the tolQ gene encoding protein TolQ, translated as MPNEHSLSIWSLIANASLLVQLVMALLFLASVVSWVMIIQRGMYQRNARAKYLAFEKQFWSGIDLNQLYRQSNGKTGKDAVDGVENIFRAGFKEFMRLRSQSSADSDAVMEGCQRAMRVALAREEEKLEANLPFLASVASVSPYIGLFGTVWGIMNSFRGLANVHQATLATVAPGISEALVATAMGLFAAIPAVLAYNRFSARAEAMENQYQTFAEEFSAILHRQVHSKQVSS; from the coding sequence ATGCCAAACGAACATTCGCTTTCTATCTGGAGTCTGATTGCCAACGCCAGTTTACTGGTGCAGCTTGTCATGGCGCTGCTTTTTCTGGCGTCGGTTGTTTCTTGGGTGATGATTATTCAGCGCGGCATGTACCAGCGCAACGCTAGAGCAAAATATTTGGCTTTTGAAAAGCAGTTTTGGTCAGGCATTGACCTCAACCAGCTGTATCGTCAGAGCAATGGTAAAACAGGTAAAGACGCGGTCGACGGCGTCGAGAATATTTTTCGCGCGGGGTTTAAAGAGTTTATGCGTTTGCGCTCGCAAAGCAGTGCAGACTCGGATGCAGTCATGGAAGGCTGTCAGCGCGCCATGCGTGTGGCTTTGGCCCGCGAAGAAGAAAAGCTGGAGGCAAATTTGCCGTTTCTTGCCAGTGTGGCATCGGTCAGCCCCTACATTGGCTTGTTTGGCACCGTGTGGGGGATTATGAACTCTTTCCGCGGTCTGGCAAATGTTCACCAGGCCACCCTGGCTACGGTGGCGCCCGGTATCTCCGAGGCATTGGTGGCGACCGCCATGGGCTTGTTTGCAGCGATCCCGGCGGTGCTTGCCTACAACCGTTTCTCGGCTCGGGCCGAGGCCATGGAAAATCAGTACCAGACCTTTGCCGAAGAGTTCTCTGCGATTTTGCACCGCCAGGTGCACAGCAAGCAGGTGTCTTCGTAA